The Hymenobacter sp. 5317J-9 genome has a window encoding:
- a CDS encoding DUF6268 family outer membrane beta-barrel protein: MKLFARVPLRLLLFALALGLLPTTARSQGYAEGVGLNYEVLPLKLGAAETSFRADIYRANAIVPIALAADSSRGLLLGASLEALRFSGPRPGFAVGNVYGLSPVLGYRHRVSSKLELTALVLPALNSDLRDVRAGDLTWGGVLRAGYRTSPRRAYRLTVGYRQQFYGPQYVLLLGLDWRLGQRWRLFGDLPTTFNVSYAVTPRVNAGFNLNGINTAYRLQEQNRYFQYLQGHYGLFAETYVSARWALRATAAYAVTRRLEVYAQEDQWPATLDYIGLGQAPTPLSPRVEKGLAFRLALSYRVPTP, from the coding sequence ATGAAATTATTTGCCCGGGTGCCGCTGCGCCTGCTTTTATTCGCACTTGCGCTGGGCCTGCTGCCTACCACTGCCCGCAGCCAGGGATATGCCGAGGGCGTGGGCCTGAATTACGAAGTACTGCCCCTGAAGCTTGGCGCCGCTGAAACGTCGTTTCGGGCCGATATATACCGGGCGAATGCCATAGTGCCCATTGCCCTGGCCGCCGATAGTAGCCGCGGGCTGCTGCTGGGGGCTAGCCTGGAGGCCCTGCGCTTTAGCGGGCCCCGGCCAGGTTTTGCCGTGGGAAATGTTTATGGTCTTTCGCCGGTGCTGGGCTATCGGCACCGCGTTTCGTCCAAATTAGAGCTCACTGCGCTGGTGCTGCCCGCACTGAACTCCGACCTGCGCGATGTGCGTGCAGGCGACCTCACGTGGGGCGGGGTGCTACGGGCCGGCTACCGCACCAGCCCGCGCCGGGCGTACCGGCTCACGGTGGGCTACCGCCAGCAGTTTTATGGCCCACAGTACGTGTTGCTGCTCGGCCTCGACTGGCGGCTGGGGCAGCGTTGGCGGCTGTTTGGCGACTTGCCCACCACGTTCAATGTCAGCTATGCGGTGACACCGCGCGTTAATGCGGGTTTCAACCTCAACGGCATCAACACCGCTTACCGGTTGCAGGAGCAGAATCGTTATTTTCAGTACTTACAGGGGCATTATGGGCTGTTTGCGGAAACCTACGTGAGTGCGCGCTGGGCCCTGCGCGCCACGGCGGCCTACGCCGTGACGCGGCGCCTGGAAGTGTACGCACAGGAAGACCAATGGCCGGCCACCCTCGATTACATTGGCCTGGGCCAGGCGCCAACGCCGCTCAGCCCGCGCGTCGAGAAAGGCTTGGCTTTTCGACTTGCGCTGAGCTACCGGGTGCCAACGCCGTAG
- a CDS encoding XdhC/CoxI family protein, whose protein sequence is MTELQRLLLAYDRHRADARPCALATVVEVLGSAYRRPGARMLVTEDGELTGAISGGCLEGDARQRARQAIFRGQPALVTYDTRDEDDPRHGLGPGCQGVVRILLEPLRFDAPDNPIELLRGFAQHPEPAVLATVFETDASGLRAAVGQRLLLSATGAVRGTPLLASPLAQAALDTLAQGQSRVLNIETDAGPVRALLEILTPPLRLVVYGAGNDAQPLVRLAASLGWHVAVVDGRPNLATPARFPEAAEVRIVPVRELETQSPDPAAYHVLLSHNYAYDLAALQTLLPTAAPYIGLLGPRAKAGRLLEELELSEAERSHVLGHRLHSPIGLSLGGETPEEIALAIVAEVQAVKNGRAPRHLRDTTASIHADSPSIPAQAAANAVISA, encoded by the coding sequence ATGACCGAACTCCAACGCCTGCTGCTGGCCTACGACCGTCACCGCGCCGACGCCCGGCCCTGCGCCCTGGCCACGGTGGTCGAGGTGCTGGGCTCGGCCTACCGGCGCCCCGGCGCCCGCATGCTCGTCACGGAAGATGGGGAGCTGACCGGCGCCATCAGCGGTGGCTGCCTGGAAGGCGATGCCCGCCAGCGGGCCCGGCAGGCCATTTTCCGGGGCCAGCCGGCGCTGGTGACCTACGACACCCGCGACGAGGACGACCCGCGCCACGGCTTGGGGCCCGGCTGCCAGGGCGTGGTTCGCATCCTGCTGGAGCCGTTGCGATTTGACGCGCCCGACAATCCTATTGAGTTGCTGCGCGGCTTTGCCCAGCATCCCGAGCCCGCCGTGCTGGCCACGGTATTCGAAACCGACGCCAGTGGGCTGCGGGCCGCCGTGGGCCAACGGCTGCTGCTCTCGGCCACCGGCGCGGTGCGGGGCACTCCCCTGCTAGCCTCGCCCCTGGCGCAGGCGGCGCTGGACACCCTGGCGCAGGGCCAGTCGCGGGTGCTCAACATCGAAACCGACGCCGGCCCCGTGCGGGCGCTGCTGGAAATTCTCACTCCCCCGTTGCGTTTGGTCGTGTACGGCGCCGGCAACGATGCGCAGCCGCTGGTGCGCCTCGCCGCCTCACTGGGCTGGCACGTGGCCGTGGTAGATGGCCGGCCCAACCTAGCCACCCCCGCCCGCTTTCCCGAAGCTGCCGAGGTGCGCATTGTGCCCGTGCGCGAGCTCGAAACCCAATCGCCCGACCCAGCCGCCTACCACGTGCTGCTCAGCCACAACTACGCCTACGACCTGGCCGCGCTGCAAACGCTGCTGCCCACGGCCGCGCCCTACATCGGCCTGCTGGGCCCCCGGGCCAAAGCCGGCCGGCTCCTCGAAGAACTGGAGTTGTCGGAAGCCGAGCGCAGCCACGTTCTCGGCCACCGGCTGCACAGCCCCATTGGGCTGAGCCTGGGTGGCGAAACCCCCGAAGAAATTGCCCTGGCCATTGTGGCCGAAGTGCAGGCGGTAAAAAACGGCCGCGCCCCCCGGCATTTGCGCGACACCACCGCGTCCATTCACGCCGACTCGCCGTCCATTCCTGCCCAAGCCGCCGCGAACGCCGTCATTTCAGCCTGA
- a CDS encoding helix-turn-helix domain-containing protein, giving the protein MSVAIPIYPLSALAETEEKPAAVFLLGPHSASAQLPINLPYRSSYYKVGLCLRGQARLNVNLETYDVGPNSLMVLSPYVIKQWPSFSTDFEGLSIFFTQEFISANSSLHLDAFSFFERDARHVFTLTPAQADSIAALLRTIEQKYHEPHAYRDEILRSLIHILLHETAPIYSLQQISAAAVLPRGHQIAAAFKKLVNTHYAAERSLAFYADKLCITPKHLAETVKDATGKRAAEWLTEAVLLEANVLLQNPALTIAQVADNLNFADQSTFGRFYRNNTGVSPAAHRQQL; this is encoded by the coding sequence ATGAGCGTCGCTATTCCCATCTACCCATTGAGCGCCCTCGCCGAAACCGAGGAAAAACCGGCGGCAGTGTTCTTGCTGGGACCCCATTCGGCGTCTGCCCAGCTGCCCATCAACCTGCCCTACCGCAGCAGCTACTACAAGGTTGGCCTGTGCCTGCGCGGGCAGGCTCGCCTAAATGTCAACCTGGAAACCTACGACGTCGGCCCCAATTCGCTGATGGTGTTATCGCCCTACGTCATCAAGCAGTGGCCATCCTTCAGCACTGATTTTGAAGGACTGAGCATCTTTTTTACCCAGGAATTCATTTCGGCCAACAGCAGCCTGCACCTCGATGCCTTTTCCTTTTTTGAGCGCGATGCCCGGCACGTGTTTACCCTGACGCCCGCGCAGGCCGATAGCATTGCGGCGCTGCTGCGCACCATTGAGCAGAAATACCACGAGCCGCACGCCTACCGCGACGAGATTCTGCGCAGCCTCATCCACATTCTGCTGCACGAAACCGCGCCCATCTACAGCCTGCAGCAGATTTCGGCAGCGGCCGTGCTGCCGCGCGGCCACCAGATTGCGGCTGCGTTTAAGAAGCTGGTGAATACGCATTACGCCGCCGAGCGCAGCCTGGCGTTCTATGCCGATAAGCTGTGCATCACCCCCAAGCACCTGGCCGAAACCGTGAAAGACGCCACCGGCAAGCGTGCGGCCGAGTGGCTGACCGAGGCCGTGTTGCTGGAAGCCAACGTGCTGCTGCAAAATCCGGCCCTGACCATCGCCCAGGTAGCTGATAATCTGAATTTCGCCGACCAGTCCACATTCGGCCGGTTTTACAGGAATAACACTGGGGTGTCGCCGGCGGCCCATCGGCAGCAGTTGTGA
- a CDS encoding NmrA family NAD(P)-binding protein: MKIVVTGSLGNISKPLATELVQQGHAVTVISSKPEKKPEIEVLGANAAIGSVDDAAFLTSTLTGADAAYLMMPPSFAEPDSRAYHQRIGQRYAEAIQQSGIQRVVQLSSWGAHRSAGTGGILGTHDVEEILAKLPGIALTHLRPTSFYYNMFSFIGMIKAQGVIGVNYDGNTRVAFVHSLDIANAAAAELTAPTALGRHVRYAASDERTANEVAQVLGAAIGRPGLRWVSLTNEQIQENLLRHGLPAARASEIVDIYTSIGNGTLGEDYEQHKPGLGRVKLEDFAREFAAAYAAAV; the protein is encoded by the coding sequence ATGAAAATAGTTGTAACGGGTTCCCTCGGGAACATCAGCAAACCACTGGCCACCGAGCTGGTGCAGCAGGGGCACGCTGTCACGGTCATCAGCAGCAAGCCGGAAAAGAAGCCCGAAATTGAGGTGTTGGGCGCTAACGCCGCCATCGGTTCCGTCGATGACGCGGCATTCCTCACCTCAACTCTAACCGGGGCCGACGCTGCCTATCTCATGATGCCGCCCAGCTTTGCCGAGCCCGACTCGCGGGCCTACCACCAACGCATCGGCCAGCGGTACGCAGAGGCCATTCAGCAGTCGGGCATTCAGCGGGTGGTGCAGCTGAGCAGCTGGGGCGCGCATCGCTCGGCAGGCACCGGCGGCATTCTGGGCACGCACGACGTGGAGGAAATTCTGGCCAAGCTGCCCGGCATCGCCCTCACGCACCTGCGCCCCACTTCTTTTTATTACAACATGTTCAGTTTCATCGGGATGATAAAGGCGCAGGGTGTTATTGGCGTCAACTACGACGGCAACACGCGGGTGGCCTTTGTGCACTCGTTGGATATTGCCAACGCCGCCGCGGCCGAGCTAACGGCCCCAACTGCCCTCGGCCGGCACGTGCGTTACGCAGCCAGCGACGAGCGCACCGCCAACGAAGTGGCGCAGGTGCTGGGCGCCGCCATTGGCCGGCCCGGGTTGCGCTGGGTGAGCCTCACCAACGAGCAAATACAGGAAAACCTGCTCCGGCATGGCCTGCCCGCCGCCCGCGCCTCTGAAATTGTGGACATCTACACCAGTATCGGCAACGGTACGCTGGGCGAAGACTACGAGCAGCACAAGCCCGGCCTGGGCCGGGTAAAGCTGGAAGATTTCGCGAGGGAGTTTGCGGCAGCCTATGCCGCGGCGGTTTAG
- a CDS encoding xanthine dehydrogenase family protein molybdopterin-binding subunit, which yields MSHTTDYIGKPTNRVDGPAKVAGTAKYAAEFNVPDLLYGYVVSSPIAKGKITKIDSAAVRALPGVQEVFTHENVPGFAFLDRSYKDDVAPGGSPFRPLHDAEIKFSLQPVALVVADTFELARYAASILHIEYEEVAHETELAKHLDEAYEPGRGKTGYKPPKSRGNFGKGWKEGVAHMEAQYSHHAQHHNPMEMFASTVEWLGDKNLNIYDKTQGAFNSQQYVMKVFGLSAEQARVISKYTGGGFGSGLRPQYQLFLAVMASLQLERSVRVSLTREQMFSFGHRPETLQHVALATAADGSLTGINHVAVAETSQFEDFTENVVGWSGTLYDCENVELGYRLSKLDVYSPLDMRAPGAASGSIALEIAMDEMAYAAGLDPLEFRIRNYSDFDQAQNLPYSSKALRKCYAEGAAKFGWEKRTAAPGSMKDGNLLVGWGMGGGIWDASKMPATVKASLDADGHLTVSSGTNEIGTGTYTIMTQIAAESMGLPLEAVTFVLGDTTLPQSPLQGGSWTAASVGNSVVEACTKLGEALLKQAQKMDHPAFKDAKIEDVQFANGQLRLRTDDTQAVVLRDIVQASGEAKIEAENSTVLAKLEMLKPPKYSMHAHNAVFVEVKVDPELMTVHVTRVVNAVAAGRILNPKTARSQVLGSVVWGISSALMEESVMDHRFGRYMNHNYAEYHVPVNADIHDIDVVFVNEEDDKVNPLGIKGLGEVGLLGVAAAVTNAIYHATGKRVRDLPVTIDKLL from the coding sequence ATGAGCCACACCACCGACTACATCGGCAAACCCACCAACCGCGTCGATGGCCCGGCTAAAGTGGCCGGCACCGCCAAGTACGCCGCCGAATTTAACGTGCCCGACCTGCTGTACGGCTACGTGGTGAGCAGCCCGATTGCCAAGGGCAAAATCACGAAAATCGATAGTGCGGCGGTGCGAGCGCTGCCCGGCGTGCAGGAGGTTTTCACGCATGAAAACGTGCCCGGCTTCGCTTTTCTCGACCGCAGCTACAAGGACGATGTGGCCCCCGGCGGCTCGCCGTTTCGGCCGCTGCACGACGCCGAAATCAAGTTCAGCCTGCAGCCCGTGGCGCTGGTGGTGGCCGATACGTTCGAGCTGGCCCGCTACGCTGCCTCCATCCTGCACATCGAGTACGAGGAAGTGGCGCACGAAACCGAGCTGGCCAAGCACCTCGACGAAGCCTACGAGCCCGGCCGGGGCAAAACCGGCTACAAGCCGCCGAAGTCGCGCGGCAACTTTGGCAAGGGCTGGAAAGAAGGCGTGGCCCACATGGAGGCGCAGTATTCGCACCACGCCCAGCACCACAACCCCATGGAGATGTTTGCCAGCACCGTGGAGTGGCTCGGCGATAAGAACCTGAACATCTACGACAAAACGCAGGGCGCTTTCAACAGCCAGCAGTACGTGATGAAGGTATTCGGGCTGAGCGCCGAGCAGGCCCGGGTGATTTCGAAGTACACCGGCGGCGGCTTCGGGTCTGGGCTGCGGCCGCAGTACCAGCTGTTTCTGGCCGTCATGGCTTCGCTGCAGCTGGAGCGCTCGGTGCGCGTGTCGCTCACCCGCGAGCAGATGTTCAGTTTCGGCCACCGGCCCGAGACCTTGCAGCACGTGGCCCTGGCCACTGCCGCCGACGGCTCGCTCACCGGCATCAACCACGTGGCCGTGGCCGAAACCTCGCAGTTCGAGGATTTCACCGAAAACGTGGTGGGCTGGAGCGGCACGCTCTACGACTGCGAAAACGTGGAGTTGGGCTACCGCCTGAGCAAGCTCGACGTGTATTCGCCGCTCGACATGCGTGCGCCGGGCGCGGCTTCGGGCTCCATCGCCCTGGAAATTGCGATGGACGAAATGGCCTACGCCGCCGGCCTCGACCCGCTCGAATTCCGCATCCGCAACTATTCCGATTTCGACCAGGCCCAGAACCTGCCCTACTCCAGCAAGGCCCTGCGCAAATGCTACGCCGAGGGCGCGGCCAAATTTGGCTGGGAAAAGCGCACCGCCGCGCCCGGCTCGATGAAGGACGGCAACCTGTTGGTGGGCTGGGGCATGGGCGGCGGCATCTGGGATGCCTCCAAGATGCCGGCCACCGTGAAAGCCAGCCTCGACGCCGACGGCCACCTCACCGTGAGCAGCGGCACCAACGAAATCGGCACCGGCACCTACACCATCATGACGCAGATTGCGGCCGAAAGCATGGGCCTGCCCCTCGAAGCCGTGACGTTCGTGCTGGGCGACACCACGCTGCCGCAGTCGCCGCTACAGGGCGGCTCCTGGACGGCGGCTTCGGTGGGCAACTCGGTGGTGGAAGCCTGCACCAAGCTCGGCGAAGCCCTGCTGAAACAGGCCCAGAAAATGGACCACCCGGCCTTCAAGGACGCCAAAATTGAGGACGTGCAGTTTGCCAACGGCCAGCTGCGCCTGCGCACCGACGACACCCAGGCCGTGGTGCTGCGCGACATTGTGCAAGCCAGCGGCGAGGCCAAAATCGAAGCCGAAAACTCCACCGTGCTGGCCAAGCTGGAAATGCTGAAGCCCCCGAAATATTCCATGCACGCCCACAACGCCGTGTTTGTGGAAGTGAAGGTGGACCCGGAGCTGATGACCGTGCACGTCACCCGCGTGGTGAACGCCGTGGCCGCCGGCCGCATTCTGAACCCCAAAACGGCCCGCAGCCAGGTGCTCGGCTCAGTGGTGTGGGGCATCAGCTCGGCCCTGATGGAGGAATCGGTGATGGACCACCGCTTCGGCCGCTACATGAACCACAACTACGCCGAATACCACGTACCGGTGAACGCCGACATCCACGACATTGACGTGGTTTTTGTGAACGAAGAAGACGACAAGGTGAACCCGCTCGGCATCAAAGGCTTGGGCGAAGTAGGCCTGCTGGGCGTGGCCGCCGCCGTCACTAACGCCATCTACCACGCCACCGGCAAGCGCGTGCGCGACCTGCCCGTGACGATTGACAAGCTGCTGTAG
- a CDS encoding xanthine dehydrogenase family protein subunit M: MNSFTFTQAMAVAGAVQDKAAHPDAAYIGGGTNLIDLMKENVARPTHLIGLKKLGLDAIEALPDGGLRLGALATNADTAWHPEVESRYPLLNQAILAGASPQLRNMATDGGNLMQRTRCYYFYDLATPCNKREPGSGCSAIGGYNRVCGILGTSDSCIATHPSDMCVALAALDTVVRVSGPNGERTIQFEDFHRLPGDQPERDNTLEPGELITSLDLPAKGFEKNFSYLKLRDRTSYAFALVSVAAAMELDGNTITDARLALGGVAHKPWRDKEAEAMLVGQPATAATFGRVAAKVLEGAKGYGANTFKIELARRAIVRALKQATEMNQVLDTNAFQNSNP, from the coding sequence ATGAACAGTTTCACTTTCACCCAAGCCATGGCCGTGGCGGGCGCCGTGCAGGACAAAGCCGCGCACCCCGACGCGGCCTACATTGGCGGCGGCACCAACCTGATTGACCTGATGAAGGAAAACGTGGCCCGGCCCACGCACCTCATTGGCCTCAAAAAGCTGGGCCTCGACGCCATAGAAGCTCTGCCCGACGGCGGCCTGCGTCTCGGCGCCCTCGCCACCAACGCCGACACCGCTTGGCACCCCGAAGTAGAAAGCCGCTACCCGCTGCTGAACCAGGCCATTCTGGCCGGGGCCAGCCCGCAGTTGCGCAACATGGCCACCGACGGCGGCAACCTCATGCAGCGCACCCGCTGCTACTACTTCTACGACCTGGCCACGCCCTGCAACAAGCGCGAGCCCGGCTCCGGCTGCTCGGCCATTGGCGGTTACAACCGCGTGTGCGGCATTCTGGGCACCAGCGACTCGTGCATTGCCACCCACCCAAGCGACATGTGCGTGGCCCTGGCCGCCCTCGACACCGTGGTGCGCGTGAGCGGCCCCAACGGCGAGCGCACCATCCAGTTCGAGGATTTCCACCGCCTGCCCGGCGACCAGCCCGAGCGCGACAACACCCTGGAACCCGGCGAGCTCATCACCAGCCTCGACCTGCCCGCCAAGGGCTTCGAGAAGAATTTTAGCTACCTGAAGCTGCGCGACCGCACCAGCTACGCCTTCGCGCTGGTGAGCGTGGCGGCGGCCATGGAGTTGGACGGCAACACCATTACCGATGCCCGCCTGGCGCTGGGCGGCGTGGCCCACAAGCCCTGGCGCGACAAGGAGGCCGAGGCAATGCTTGTAGGCCAGCCGGCCACCGCTGCCACTTTCGGCCGCGTGGCGGCCAAGGTGCTGGAAGGTGCCAAAGGCTACGGCGCCAACACCTTCAAGATTGAGCTGGCCCGGCGCGCCATCGTGCGGGCGCTCAAGCAAGCCACCGAAATGAATCAGGTGCTCGACACCAACGCCTTCCAAAACTCCAACCCATGA
- a CDS encoding 2Fe-2S iron-sulfur cluster-binding protein yields the protein MSQVTQAPLGRPPVALAPTQPVRLNINGQDHTLEIAPWTTLLDALREYLDLTGTKKGCDHGQCGACTVLVDGKRVNSCLSLAVMHDDSHIQTIEGLGTEDKLSPLQQAFIDHDAFQCGYCTPGQICSAQGLLNEGKAKTEAQVRELMSGNVCRCGAYSNILSAVMEVLTNEGLILEDKAWSAGAANQNVAPVEPPK from the coding sequence ATGAGCCAAGTTACCCAAGCTCCGCTCGGCCGCCCGCCGGTGGCCCTGGCCCCCACCCAGCCCGTTCGCCTCAATATCAACGGGCAGGACCACACCCTCGAAATAGCGCCTTGGACGACCCTGCTCGACGCCCTGCGCGAATACCTCGACCTGACGGGCACCAAGAAAGGCTGCGACCACGGCCAGTGCGGCGCCTGCACGGTGCTGGTCGACGGCAAGCGTGTGAACTCCTGCCTCTCGCTGGCCGTGATGCACGACGACTCCCACATCCAGACCATCGAAGGCCTGGGCACTGAGGACAAGCTCAGCCCGTTGCAGCAGGCGTTTATCGACCACGACGCTTTTCAGTGCGGCTATTGCACGCCGGGCCAGATTTGCTCGGCCCAGGGCCTCCTCAACGAAGGCAAGGCCAAAACCGAAGCCCAGGTGCGCGAGCTGATGAGCGGCAACGTGTGCCGCTGCGGCGCCTACAGCAACATCCTGAGCGCCGTGATGGAAGTGCTTACCAACGAAGGATTAATCCTGGAGGACAAGGCTTGGTCGGCCGGCGCGGCCAATCAGAACGTCGCGCCCGTTGAGCCGCCGAAGTAA